The Lichenihabitans psoromatis genome contains a region encoding:
- a CDS encoding recombinase family protein, protein MVTRLDRLARSTPDLLDILDGIATKQAGFRSLRDAWADTTTAHGRLMLTILGGLAEFERELILARTGEGRQRAKERGVRLGRKPKLTPHQRREAVARRVGGESVSDIARSYAVHHSTISRL, encoded by the coding sequence ATGGTGACGAGGCTGGACCGGCTCGCCCGCAGCACGCCAGACCTCCTCGACATCCTCGACGGGATCGCTACCAAGCAGGCCGGCTTCCGGTCCCTCCGGGACGCCTGGGCCGATACCACGACGGCCCATGGCCGGCTCATGTTGACGATCCTCGGCGGCCTGGCGGAGTTCGAGCGGGAGTTGATCCTCGCCAGGACCGGGGAGGGGAGGCAGCGGGCGAAGGAGCGCGGCGTCCGCCTCGGACGTAAGCCCAAGCTCACGCCTCACCAGCGGCGGGAGGCGGTCGCGCGAAGAGTGGGAGGTGAGTCTGTGAGTGACATCGCCCGATCATATGCAGTGCATCATTCCACGATCTCACGCCTGTGA
- a CDS encoding Mov34/MPN/PAD-1 family protein: protein MSRKALDHFDRHRQTRFWHLEAGGLLFARFDGARTIVDLATGPRPTDRRGRCSYRPDRMAEQREIDENHATGLHFVGTWHTHPEDRPSPSPVDMASIADIFRRSRHALNGFAMVIVGRDPGPEGMYVGLWDGAVIHKLAEGPIEDDPVADQTRPGSS, encoded by the coding sequence TTGTCCCGCAAGGCGCTCGACCATTTCGATCGCCATCGGCAGACCCGCTTTTGGCACCTTGAGGCGGGCGGCCTGCTCTTCGCCCGCTTCGACGGTGCACGGACCATCGTCGACCTCGCCACCGGGCCCAGGCCGACGGACCGGCGGGGCCGTTGCAGCTACCGCCCCGACCGAATGGCCGAACAACGCGAGATCGACGAGAACCACGCGACGGGCCTTCACTTCGTCGGCACTTGGCACACCCACCCGGAGGATCGACCCAGCCCGTCCCCCGTCGACATGGCCAGCATCGCAGACATTTTTCGACGCTCGCGCCACGCCCTGAATGGCTTCGCGATGGTGATCGTCGGCAGGGACCCCGGGCCGGAGGGCATGTACGTGGGTCTCTGGGACGGCGCGGTCATTCACAAGCTCGCCGAAGGTCCCATCGAGGACGACCCAGTAGCCGATCAGACTCGCCCGGGTTCGTCCTGA
- a CDS encoding prolyl-tRNA synthetase associated domain-containing protein, with the protein MKAVKYSSDLFARLQALGIQTETVKHAPVFTVEEAQAVRGASEGGAHTKNLFLRDNKRSFFLVTLGEDTAVDLKRLRHLIGAKGGLSFASPDYLFDTLGVRPGSVSLFAAINDASGSVTVVIETALMQAARIHCHPLTNDKTTSIAPDDLMAFLRATGHEPLLIALSDADPLP; encoded by the coding sequence ATGAAGGCAGTGAAATATAGCAGTGACCTGTTCGCCCGCCTCCAAGCTCTCGGCATTCAGACCGAAACGGTCAAGCATGCGCCGGTCTTCACGGTCGAAGAAGCGCAGGCCGTTCGTGGGGCATCGGAGGGCGGCGCGCACACCAAGAACCTGTTTCTGCGCGACAACAAGCGCAGTTTCTTCCTGGTGACGCTCGGAGAAGACACGGCTGTCGATCTCAAGCGGCTCCGGCATTTGATCGGCGCGAAGGGTGGCTTATCATTCGCCTCGCCCGATTATCTCTTCGACACCCTCGGCGTACGACCCGGGTCGGTGTCGCTCTTTGCGGCCATCAACGACGCATCGGGCAGTGTCACGGTCGTGATCGAGACGGCTTTGATGCAGGCGGCGCGGATCCATTGCCACCCGCTGACCAATGACAAGACAACGTCGATCGCGCCCGATGATCTCATGGCCTTCCTGCGCGCGACGGGTCACGAGCCGCTGCTGATCGCGCTCAGCGACGCCGATCCCCTGCCCTGA
- a CDS encoding SAVED domain-containing protein, translating to MAKTRIPEKKQRILWARSGGRCQYRGCNEDQTRDLVSGREDPLFGFVAHIVGDSADGPRGDPVRSPLLAQELTNLMLMCPRHHKLIDVDGLAEHPEALLLAMKEEHETRINMVTGIGQDRASHVIRFAANVGRNEALVSREEIFAAMLPSRHPASFQTIDLEMLGLSMTDGEANYWTLQSENLRRQFADKVRGRIERQEIRHASVFALAPQPLLIELGRLLCDILPAEVHQRHREPSTWAWQPDQPGIAFNVQECVEGKPNVALVLALSASVADERILNVLGPETAIWSITAARPHNDIMRRSEDLSLFRSHLRRLLDRIKAVHGEGATVNVFSALPVSAAIEVGRVWMPKADLPLRIYDQNRASGGFAHALDIRQDEPGRV from the coding sequence ATGGCCAAGACACGGATTCCGGAGAAGAAGCAGCGCATCCTCTGGGCGCGGTCGGGCGGTCGTTGCCAGTATCGAGGTTGTAACGAGGACCAGACGAGGGACCTGGTCTCCGGAAGGGAGGACCCACTGTTCGGCTTCGTGGCCCATATCGTGGGGGACTCCGCTGACGGTCCCAGGGGCGACCCGGTCAGGTCGCCGCTCCTGGCCCAGGAATTGACGAACCTGATGCTCATGTGCCCGAGGCACCACAAGTTGATCGACGTCGACGGCCTGGCCGAGCATCCCGAGGCGTTACTACTCGCCATGAAGGAGGAGCACGAAACCCGCATCAACATGGTCACCGGTATCGGACAGGACCGGGCATCCCACGTCATCCGGTTCGCCGCCAACGTCGGACGGAACGAGGCCCTCGTCTCCCGGGAGGAGATCTTCGCGGCGATGCTGCCGTCCCGCCATCCCGCTTCGTTTCAGACAATCGACCTTGAGATGCTGGGGCTCTCCATGACGGACGGGGAAGCCAACTACTGGACGCTCCAGAGCGAAAACCTGCGACGGCAGTTCGCCGACAAGGTACGGGGCCGGATCGAGCGGCAGGAAATCCGCCACGCCTCCGTCTTCGCCCTCGCGCCACAGCCGCTCCTCATCGAACTCGGCCGCCTCCTGTGCGACATCCTTCCCGCCGAGGTGCACCAGCGCCACCGCGAGCCGTCGACCTGGGCTTGGCAGCCGGATCAGCCCGGCATCGCGTTCAACGTGCAGGAATGCGTCGAGGGGAAGCCTAATGTCGCCCTGGTGCTCGCGCTGAGCGCCTCGGTCGCCGACGAAAGGATCCTGAACGTCCTCGGCCCCGAGACCGCGATCTGGTCGATCACGGCCGCTCGTCCACACAATGACATCATGCGGCGCTCCGAGGACCTGTCGCTGTTCCGGAGCCACTTGCGGCGCCTGCTCGACCGCATCAAGGCCGTCCATGGGGAGGGCGCGACGGTCAACGTCTTCTCGGCGCTTCCCGTGTCCGCAGCCATCGAGGTCGGCCGCGTCTGGATGCCAAAGGCCGACCTCCCCCTTCGGATCTACGATCAAAACAGGGCGAGTGGCGGCTTCGCGCACGCCCTGGACATTCGTCAGGACGAACCCGGGCGAGTCTGA
- a CDS encoding FRG domain-containing protein yields the protein MTNLQSFIGRIIGSPPTPGKVVVYRGHPNEDYLLRPAIFRSPIAAEREHILLRDLIAAHPQEFAADGSTLELLVRMQHYSLPTRLLDVTWNPLVALYFASEPQTKKTDVMRMGRMRRRTVPTDGEVIKLTIDESLVRYFDSDTVSCLTNLARCRFDQKEELRTMTAGKPTFSKTARATFNGKETVKRLLHFIRTEKPAFEPEIVPEQLSRFFLVKPKYNNRRILAQEGAFMVLGLTEEVPATGARGIVVERITIQARRKGEIMSQLGHVSINQRTMFPEIDRAARYLTDGLTTSALLSRGTSPAR from the coding sequence GTGACCAACCTTCAGAGCTTCATTGGCCGGATCATCGGCAGCCCTCCGACCCCGGGAAAGGTCGTAGTCTATCGAGGTCACCCCAACGAGGATTACCTTCTTCGTCCCGCGATATTTCGTTCCCCGATTGCGGCGGAGCGGGAACACATCCTTCTGAGGGATCTCATCGCGGCTCATCCCCAGGAGTTTGCCGCGGACGGCAGTACCCTGGAGTTGTTGGTGAGGATGCAACATTACTCCCTGCCGACCCGTCTACTCGATGTCACGTGGAACCCGCTGGTCGCCCTCTATTTCGCATCCGAGCCGCAGACGAAAAAAACCGACGTAATGCGAATGGGGCGAATGCGCAGGCGGACCGTGCCCACGGACGGCGAGGTGATCAAGCTGACTATCGACGAGTCTCTCGTCCGCTACTTCGACAGCGACACCGTAAGCTGCCTCACGAACCTAGCTCGTTGCCGCTTCGACCAGAAGGAGGAGCTTCGAACGATGACGGCGGGAAAACCCACTTTCTCGAAGACCGCGCGGGCGACGTTCAATGGCAAGGAGACCGTCAAAAGACTGCTTCACTTCATCCGAACGGAAAAACCGGCGTTCGAACCCGAGATCGTACCGGAGCAGCTCAGCAGATTCTTTCTTGTGAAACCGAAGTACAACAATCGACGGATACTCGCGCAGGAAGGTGCCTTCATGGTTTTAGGCCTGACCGAAGAGGTCCCGGCGACCGGCGCCCGCGGCATCGTGGTCGAACGCATAACGATTCAGGCGCGACGCAAGGGTGAGATCATGTCGCAACTCGGGCATGTATCCATCAACCAGCGCACGATGTTTCCCGAGATCGATCGCGCCGCCCGCTATCTGACAGACGGCTTAACCACCTCCGCCCTCCTCTCGCGAGGCACCTCGCCCGCAAGGTGA
- a CDS encoding ATP-dependent DNA helicase — translation MPRLPSFEPLGDGASFVQARGAEEVAASVVGIAVRTGVLDGADVLVVTPTNGGAAGTCALNAKLHDLRRERDRSIEMRGALGERFSDGDPVLFRRNDYRRGLFNGSLGTVIAIVPAERSLLVRFEETEHLLDASDLVDVSVGYALTCHRAQGSQAATVIVAVPRSRIIDPAWIYTAVTRAERKVVLIGDEEALRAALAMPWTSDTRQVGFTWPSSRGEIEGDHDVQTRYADHS, via the coding sequence TTGCCTCGGTTGCCTTCCTTCGAGCCGCTCGGGGACGGGGCGTCGTTCGTCCAGGCCCGAGGCGCGGAAGAAGTCGCCGCGTCGGTCGTCGGCATCGCCGTCCGGACGGGCGTCCTCGACGGTGCCGACGTTCTTGTCGTGACCCCGACGAACGGCGGAGCAGCCGGCACGTGTGCCTTGAACGCCAAGCTCCACGATCTTCGACGCGAACGTGACCGTTCGATCGAGATGCGGGGAGCGCTCGGGGAACGGTTCAGCGACGGCGACCCCGTCCTTTTTCGACGAAACGATTACCGACGAGGGCTCTTCAACGGGTCCCTGGGGACCGTTATTGCCATCGTCCCGGCGGAACGATCCCTGCTGGTGAGGTTCGAGGAAACCGAGCATCTCCTGGATGCGTCCGACCTCGTCGACGTGTCGGTCGGCTACGCACTCACCTGCCACAGGGCCCAGGGGTCCCAGGCGGCCACGGTGATCGTCGCCGTCCCCAGGAGCAGGATCATCGACCCAGCTTGGATCTACACCGCCGTGACCAGGGCGGAGCGCAAGGTCGTCCTTATCGGCGACGAAGAGGCGTTGCGCGCTGCGCTCGCGATGCCTTGGACCTCGGATACCCGGCAAGTCGGCTTCACGTGGCCCTCGTCGCGCGGCGAGATCGAGGGTGACCACGACGTGCAGACTCGATATGCCGACCATTCCTAA
- a CDS encoding nucleotidyltransferase domain-containing protein: MSMIPDTITLTKEAETFLEDLAAELEIPQGRYEQARERYRSLGEWLHRDASTVRQFDPQIYAQGSFRLGTAIKPPSEKEDYDVDSICLFKKLDRQTITQQDLKIRLGQEVEAYRTANSMIKPLVEGRRCWVLSYADGAQFHMDMVPAVPSAESQRRRLLEAHLSTAWAETAVSITDNETPGYMVITDDWQRSNPKGYSRWFKQRTTVILEKRQALTADRVRAEVEAIPTFKLKLPLQAAVMILKRHRDNMFSKDATDAPISVIITSLAAHAYNGEARIGAALVSILAGMDRFILTGANGEAVIQNPSDPLENFADKWVKHPERKSAFYSWLATAREDFSALAGMTDRRQITERASDSVGEPLAKRAEGRRPYATPSLLTTGFIRDEAQARREAVRIQGDNRSA; encoded by the coding sequence ATGAGCATGATTCCCGATACAATCACCCTGACCAAGGAGGCGGAAACCTTCCTGGAGGATCTCGCCGCCGAACTCGAAATCCCGCAGGGCCGCTACGAGCAGGCACGCGAGAGATACCGTTCGCTGGGCGAGTGGCTGCACCGCGACGCATCGACCGTCCGGCAGTTCGATCCCCAAATTTACGCGCAAGGCTCCTTCCGGCTGGGCACGGCGATCAAGCCCCCGTCCGAGAAGGAGGATTACGACGTCGACTCGATTTGCCTATTCAAGAAGCTTGATCGGCAGACGATCACTCAGCAGGACCTGAAGATCCGGCTAGGCCAGGAGGTTGAGGCCTACCGTACCGCTAACAGCATGATCAAGCCGTTGGTCGAGGGCAGACGCTGTTGGGTGCTCAGCTACGCCGACGGGGCCCAGTTCCACATGGACATGGTTCCGGCTGTCCCGAGCGCCGAGAGCCAGCGTCGCCGCTTGTTGGAAGCGCACCTCAGCACCGCTTGGGCGGAGACGGCCGTGAGCATCACCGACAACGAGACACCCGGCTACATGGTCATCACGGACGACTGGCAGCGATCCAATCCCAAGGGCTACTCGCGCTGGTTCAAGCAGCGGACGACCGTCATACTCGAAAAGCGGCAGGCCCTGACTGCCGACAGGGTTAGGGCCGAGGTCGAGGCCATCCCGACCTTCAAGCTGAAGCTGCCGTTGCAGGCGGCGGTCATGATCCTCAAGCGGCATCGCGACAACATGTTCTCCAAGGACGCGACCGACGCGCCCATCTCTGTGATCATCACGTCCCTGGCGGCCCACGCCTACAACGGCGAAGCCAGGATCGGGGCGGCGCTCGTCTCGATCCTTGCGGGGATGGACCGGTTCATCCTTACCGGCGCCAACGGCGAGGCGGTGATCCAGAACCCGAGCGATCCACTGGAGAACTTTGCCGACAAGTGGGTCAAGCACCCGGAGCGCAAGTCGGCTTTCTACAGCTGGCTGGCCACCGCCCGTGAGGACTTCAGCGCCCTCGCCGGGATGACAGACCGCAGGCAGATCACCGAGAGGGCCTCGGACAGCGTGGGCGAGCCGCTGGCGAAGCGCGCGGAGGGCCGGCGGCCGTACGCAACGCCGAGCCTACTCACGACCGGCTTCATTCGCGACGAGGCGCAGGCACGGCGCGAGGCGGTCCGTATCCAGGGTGACAACCGCAGTGCCTGA
- a CDS encoding CBASS cGAMP-activated phospholipase has translation MTKPRQEPVRRILSIDGGGIVGTFPAAFLAALEKNLGGEPIGRYFDLIVGTSTGGIIAIGLALDMTAASLLSLYEKEGPTIFGQDRHPVLNRARRIWRNAKRLVTAKHPAEPLKEVLEATLGDRRIGEAKTRLAVPAWNPSLQKVYVYKTAHHPRFETDYKSRAVDAAMATAAAPTFFPRHVTRDEVGLIDGGVWANNPVGLAVVEAIGVLGWSRESLRVLSIGCLDQAYRIGDAPGITSLGSKAIKLFMDGQSHASLGTAFLLTGHEHEAERVFRVTHTVPYKSFAMDDTTKIGELKGMGFAMARDRIPTLRKHFFGGPAEPFEPYHRLKTEMEIAK, from the coding sequence GTGACCAAACCAAGGCAAGAGCCAGTCCGTCGGATCCTCTCGATCGACGGCGGCGGCATCGTAGGAACCTTCCCGGCCGCCTTCCTCGCGGCCCTGGAGAAGAACCTCGGCGGAGAGCCGATCGGGCGCTACTTCGACCTCATCGTCGGGACGTCCACCGGCGGCATCATCGCCATTGGCCTCGCCCTCGACATGACGGCGGCCAGCCTGCTCTCGCTCTACGAAAAGGAAGGTCCGACGATCTTCGGTCAGGACAGACACCCCGTCCTCAACCGCGCCCGAAGGATATGGCGCAACGCCAAGCGCCTCGTCACCGCAAAGCATCCAGCGGAACCGCTGAAGGAGGTCCTTGAGGCCACGTTGGGGGATCGGCGGATCGGGGAAGCAAAGACAAGGCTCGCGGTACCGGCGTGGAACCCGAGCCTCCAGAAGGTCTACGTGTACAAGACGGCGCATCATCCGCGCTTCGAGACGGACTACAAGTCGCGCGCGGTCGACGCGGCCATGGCCACCGCGGCGGCGCCGACCTTCTTCCCCCGACACGTCACACGCGACGAGGTAGGCCTGATCGACGGTGGCGTTTGGGCAAACAATCCGGTCGGCCTGGCCGTCGTCGAGGCGATCGGCGTCCTTGGCTGGAGCCGCGAGTCGTTACGGGTCCTGAGCATCGGATGCCTGGACCAAGCATACCGGATCGGCGATGCACCCGGCATCACCTCGCTGGGATCGAAGGCGATCAAGCTGTTCATGGACGGGCAGTCGCACGCCTCCCTGGGAACGGCCTTCCTGCTGACCGGGCACGAACACGAGGCCGAGCGGGTATTCCGCGTCACGCACACCGTCCCCTACAAGTCGTTCGCCATGGATGACACGACCAAGATCGGGGAACTCAAGGGCATGGGCTTCGCCATGGCTCGCGATCGCATCCCGACCCTTAGGAAGCACTTCTTCGGAGGGCCGGCGGAGCCATTCGAACCCTATCACCGCCTCAAGACGGAAATGGAGATCGCGAAATGA
- a CDS encoding E2/UBC family protein: protein MPDDPIDFDDAVERIEDWISTSTGGLERLPPAALSRARRSSVEGWRVSIPCTDGPRRLDIVIGESFPFVPPQIVLVDRPPFLTWPHVEEDGRLCLATETVTYSPGDPVGVLVTLLDLAVRLIERCEGGDVDDDFRSEVLSYWRNVADYPGPPIVTACDADGPSRIIRVWWGKDYALLGDGDDEILAWLRNRYGRLKLKPRETKTAPAVFIKLGRCLLPAEYPKSAADIHALAREAGASDLLDQALASLPDKLAVALCMATDNGTAVAGIVIPRPIPQRGVDRLTKGYSGGRSIPVDVLSPRFFGPNPAKKASLERVDAAWIHGRCQDDRFPALRGSKVVVLGCGSVGAPIAVSLAQAGVGTLVLVDDDLLVGANVGRHPLGLGSLRHGKAADLKLRIAADLPHVRVEAMKCRAEDVILGPPVVLDDASLIVSALGNWSAERLLDEWHRAEGRHVPILYTWTEPRATAGHALTVVGSASSLQQRVDETGLPRIQVTEWPAGDTKRQEPACGAMYEPYGPVELGFITAMAAELALDSLLGTTTSPTHKIWACSKRFLDRAGGSWTPLWKALPGFRNEGAFVTELPWSEAISLHAKAA, encoded by the coding sequence GTGCCTGACGATCCGATCGACTTCGATGACGCCGTCGAGCGCATCGAGGATTGGATAAGCACGTCGACCGGCGGGCTCGAAAGGCTTCCGCCGGCCGCACTATCACGCGCTCGTCGATCATCGGTGGAAGGCTGGCGTGTCAGCATCCCGTGCACGGACGGGCCGCGTCGGCTCGACATCGTCATCGGCGAGAGCTTCCCGTTCGTGCCGCCGCAGATCGTGCTGGTCGATCGGCCTCCGTTCCTCACTTGGCCACACGTCGAGGAAGACGGCCGGCTATGCCTGGCGACCGAAACCGTGACCTACTCGCCGGGTGACCCGGTCGGCGTGCTCGTGACCCTCCTCGATTTGGCCGTCCGCCTTATCGAGAGGTGCGAGGGCGGCGACGTCGACGACGACTTCCGGTCGGAGGTGCTGTCCTACTGGCGCAACGTCGCGGACTACCCTGGACCGCCCATCGTTACGGCTTGCGACGCGGACGGCCCCTCCCGCATCATCCGTGTGTGGTGGGGGAAGGATTACGCTCTGCTGGGCGACGGCGACGACGAAATACTGGCGTGGCTGAGGAACAGGTACGGCAGGCTCAAGCTCAAGCCCCGTGAGACAAAGACGGCGCCGGCCGTGTTCATCAAGCTCGGACGTTGCCTGCTGCCGGCCGAGTACCCAAAGAGCGCGGCAGACATCCACGCATTGGCACGCGAGGCCGGTGCGTCGGATCTGCTCGACCAAGCCCTGGCCTCCTTGCCCGACAAGCTTGCGGTCGCTCTCTGCATGGCAACGGACAACGGCACCGCGGTCGCAGGCATCGTGATCCCGCGTCCGATCCCGCAGCGGGGCGTGGACAGGCTTACGAAGGGATATAGCGGCGGAAGATCGATCCCGGTCGACGTCCTCTCGCCTCGGTTCTTCGGTCCCAACCCCGCCAAGAAAGCTAGCCTCGAACGGGTGGACGCGGCTTGGATCCATGGCCGGTGTCAGGACGACCGGTTCCCCGCCCTCAGAGGATCGAAGGTCGTCGTCCTCGGATGCGGTTCGGTCGGCGCGCCGATCGCCGTGTCCCTTGCACAGGCCGGCGTGGGGACCCTGGTGCTCGTCGACGACGATCTTCTCGTCGGCGCCAACGTTGGGCGACATCCCCTGGGTCTGGGGTCGTTGCGCCATGGCAAGGCGGCTGACCTGAAGCTGAGGATCGCGGCGGATCTCCCCCACGTTCGCGTCGAGGCGATGAAATGTCGGGCGGAGGATGTCATCCTCGGACCACCGGTGGTACTCGACGACGCCAGCCTCATCGTCTCGGCGCTTGGGAACTGGAGTGCGGAACGGCTGCTGGACGAGTGGCACCGGGCGGAGGGCCGGCACGTCCCGATCCTCTATACTTGGACGGAACCTCGCGCGACCGCAGGACATGCGCTGACAGTGGTCGGGTCGGCATCTTCCCTTCAGCAAAGGGTCGACGAAACCGGGCTTCCTCGTATCCAGGTCACCGAGTGGCCGGCCGGCGACACCAAGAGACAAGAGCCGGCGTGTGGAGCCATGTACGAACCCTACGGCCCCGTCGAGCTTGGGTTCATCACCGCCATGGCGGCGGAGCTTGCCTTGGACTCCCTGCTGGGCACGACGACCTCGCCGACTCACAAAATCTGGGCTTGCAGCAAAAGGTTCCTGGACCGCGCCGGTGGCTCCTGGACACCCTTGTGGAAGGCGCTTCCCGGATTTCGCAACGAAGGGGCGTTCGTGACCGAACTCCCCTGGTCCGAGGCCATCTCGCTTCATGCAAAGGCCGCATGA
- a CDS encoding recombinase family protein produces MGAVGYARVSTDGQTLDAQVAELMAAGADPIFREKVTGARLDRAQLHMALGAPSGR; encoded by the coding sequence ATGGGGGCGGTCGGCTACGCGCGGGTGTCGACGGACGGGCAGACGCTCGACGCCCAGGTCGCCGAGCTGATGGCCGCCGGAGCGGACCCGATCTTCCGGGAAAAGGTGACGGGCGCTCGCCTCGATCGTGCGCAGTTGCACATGGCGCTCGGGGCCCCTTCGGGCCGGTGA
- a CDS encoding ParA family protein, producing MADVHNPKTIRSFLQGYLQNTGPGPITTFKGPHTHENVKIVAGDFWLNVYSDALSVGNDLLTGTGISKFVSLRTLERKLAADGQHFDYVMIDLPPSFGGLVRSALYSSDYLVIPCTSDTFSEYCISLIEQMLPQFVSDWGIGITRFKQMNFGSQDFDSYGKPVYAGWIFNGFDTRAGKELRADAAHHTNIQSANQKLADSLATNITGYSAILPGSKIYLGGIEDMNVLIQNSLWQNIPVSNLERYGQVKDLSGDRAKWSEAQLILIRKVKDQISAISGRIINDL from the coding sequence GTGGCGGATGTTCATAATCCCAAAACTATTAGATCATTTCTCCAGGGTTATCTGCAGAACACTGGACCCGGTCCAATTACTACATTCAAAGGACCTCATACTCATGAGAATGTTAAGATAGTAGCGGGCGATTTTTGGTTAAATGTTTATTCAGACGCTCTTAGCGTCGGTAACGATTTACTTACCGGGACAGGTATTTCAAAATTTGTGTCGTTACGAACGCTGGAACGGAAATTAGCTGCGGATGGGCAGCATTTTGATTATGTAATGATTGATTTGCCGCCGTCATTCGGAGGCTTAGTTCGTTCCGCTCTTTATTCATCAGACTACCTAGTGATACCTTGCACATCTGACACGTTCAGTGAGTATTGCATTAGCCTGATCGAGCAAATGTTACCCCAGTTTGTTTCTGACTGGGGAATAGGAATTACTCGCTTTAAGCAAATGAACTTCGGGTCGCAGGACTTTGACAGCTACGGGAAGCCGGTGTACGCGGGCTGGATTTTCAATGGCTTTGATACACGTGCGGGGAAGGAGCTTCGCGCCGATGCTGCTCACCATACTAATATACAGAGCGCGAACCAAAAACTTGCCGATAGTCTAGCTACTAATATTACGGGATATAGTGCTATCTTGCCCGGTAGTAAGATCTACTTGGGCGGTATTGAGGATATGAACGTCCTCATTCAAAATAGTTTATGGCAAAATATTCCTGTATCCAATCTCGAGAGATATGGACAAGTGAAAGACTTATCTGGCGATCGCGCTAAGTGGTCGGAAGCACAGCTCATTTTGATCAGGAAAGTGAAAGATCAAATATCGGCGATCAGCGGTCGTATAATAAACGACTTATAG
- a CDS encoding AAA family ATPase → MTLVVVEDVVSRRDFGVIFSARVADMSDDQHGERLRVRANRVAMIGEPAKGETWRIEGERKATPWGLQIEATHATRTLPTGKLIRDFLANHVAGIGHDRATRLWLAYETDLPQIQDEGDVDAIADVIAPDRPVLAPRLAAACVSAWREAAGETRLVEWLGAIGVDDLQIARRLFAILGDHAVERLAANPWSLVALMPWSKVDALGMKLLREANAALVDAAPQRLVGAVDASIKDLIGTGATVIADEDLRVRLGAALRTSATNPVVSEAVHLGNACGALVRYGDRWRAPGCASMEQAIEERLSSMAAGGEHPFPTEADMHHAIRDFERRHGSLHAEQRAAVLKVMVDSLACIQGGAGVGKTYATRAVCDLWEQAGGTVLLAALAGKAALRLSGATGRLARTLFRTLKEIDEREARGHGAASTPDEPAVPSSAPLAEITSTTLVIVDEASMVDLGTMYGLLRRMPAGAPAAHRRPSPAPSGGLRPCLS, encoded by the coding sequence ATGACCCTCGTCGTCGTCGAGGATGTCGTTAGCCGGCGCGACTTCGGGGTGATCTTCTCCGCACGCGTCGCGGACATGTCGGACGACCAACACGGAGAACGACTTCGCGTCCGCGCAAATCGCGTTGCGATGATCGGAGAACCCGCAAAGGGGGAGACCTGGAGGATCGAGGGCGAGCGCAAGGCGACGCCGTGGGGCCTCCAGATCGAGGCTACGCACGCGACGCGCACCTTGCCCACGGGCAAGCTGATCAGGGACTTCCTGGCCAACCACGTCGCGGGGATCGGCCACGATCGAGCGACCCGGCTTTGGCTCGCCTACGAGACGGACCTGCCGCAGATTCAAGACGAGGGCGACGTCGACGCCATCGCGGATGTCATCGCGCCCGACCGGCCGGTGCTTGCGCCGAGGCTCGCGGCGGCCTGCGTATCCGCTTGGCGCGAAGCCGCCGGCGAGACCCGCCTCGTCGAGTGGTTGGGGGCAATCGGCGTGGACGACCTTCAGATTGCTCGTCGCCTCTTCGCTATCCTCGGAGACCATGCCGTCGAACGCCTGGCGGCGAACCCATGGTCGCTGGTCGCGCTCATGCCATGGTCGAAGGTCGACGCGCTGGGGATGAAGCTCTTGCGGGAAGCGAACGCCGCCTTGGTCGACGCGGCGCCGCAGCGGCTGGTCGGCGCGGTCGACGCCTCGATCAAAGATCTGATCGGGACCGGCGCAACGGTGATCGCGGACGAAGATCTCCGCGTGAGGCTCGGGGCCGCGCTTCGCACGTCGGCGACGAACCCGGTCGTTTCGGAGGCGGTCCACCTTGGCAACGCCTGCGGAGCGCTTGTGCGATACGGAGATCGTTGGCGGGCTCCCGGGTGCGCCTCGATGGAGCAGGCCATCGAGGAACGATTGTCCTCTATGGCGGCCGGTGGCGAGCATCCATTCCCCACTGAAGCCGACATGCACCATGCCATCCGGGATTTCGAGCGGCGGCATGGGTCCCTGCATGCGGAGCAGCGCGCGGCGGTCTTGAAGGTGATGGTCGACTCCCTGGCCTGCATCCAGGGCGGCGCTGGCGTCGGCAAGACATACGCGACAAGGGCCGTTTGCGACCTCTGGGAACAAGCCGGGGGGACCGTGCTCCTGGCCGCGCTCGCGGGTAAGGCCGCTCTACGCCTCTCCGGGGCGACGGGTCGGCTGGCCAGGACCCTGTTCAGGACACTGAAGGAAATCGACGAGCGCGAAGCCCGTGGACACGGGGCGGCCTCTACCCCCGACGAGCCCGCCGTCCCTTCGTCGGCTCCCCTCGCCGAGATCACGTCCACCACCCTCGTCATCGTGGACGAGGCCAGCATGGTGGACCTAGGGACCATGTACGGACTGCTTCGTCGCATGCCGGCGGGGGCCCCTGCTGCTCATCGGCGACCATCGCCAGCTCCCTCCGGTGGGCTTCGGCCTTGTCTTTCATAA